GTATGGTTCTTCGCCCTCGCTGTGGGTAGAAACTCTGTCATCAGCCTGCAGAGCGGAATGGATGATTCTTCTTTCATAAGGATTCATCGGCTCCAGTGAGATCGGCTTTCTGCTTCGTTTTACTTTGTAAGCGATATTCTTTGCGAGATTTTCAAGAGTCTGTTTTCTTCTTTTGCGGTAGTCTTCTGTGTCGAGTTTGACACGTACATAACCATCCTGTGACTTGTTGGCTACACGGTTGGTGAGGTACTGGAGAGAATCCAATGTCTGTCCACGCTTACCGATCAGGATACCCATGTTGTCACCGCTCATCTCAATTGCAAGAGCACCTTCTTCATCAATGGAGGATACGATAGTTACTTCGCCCATTCCCATTGCCTGAAGAACTTCCTGTAAGAATTTCTCACAGATCTTCTGTGTAGCTTCTGTTACAACGGCTACATGAAGTTCTTTCTTTTCTTCATAAACCGGAGCTGCTGCTGTTACGGCAGAGGCTGTTTCTGTTTTGTTTTCTTTTACAAATTCTTTCTTAGGCTCTTTTTTGAAGTCCTTTTTCGAATCTTTTTTGTATTCTTTGTGTTCTTTGTACTCTTTACGTTCTTTGTGTCCAACGAATTCCTTGCGGTCTTTTCGGAAATCCTTCTTGAATTCTTTTTTGATCTCTTCCGGTTTGATTTCTTCGGCTTTGATTTCTTCTGTTACAGTTTTTTTGATACGGGCACGGATAACTGCCTGACGGCTTCCGATTCCGAGGAAGCCTGCACTTCCTTTTTCAATTACGTCATATTCCATCTGATCGCTGGCAACGCCAAGCTGAATGGAAGCCTCTGTAATCGCATCATCTAAAGTTTTTGCTGATACTGTGATCTCATTCATTTAACTTGTCCCCCTATTTATTGCCTTCGTTAAAACGCTTTACAAGGTTCGCTTTGTCTGCAAGGCTTCCGGCCTTTGCATTTTCATTTTTCTTCTTTGCTTCTTCGAGCTTTTCTTCAAGTTCTTTTGTCTGAGCAGCTGTTCTTACCGGCTCATGAATGTTTTTCACGTTCTTATGAGCCATTTTGTTTACATTGCTTGCATCCACTTCGTTTTTGTTCTTGCGTTTTTCAGCAGCTTT
The sequence above is drawn from the Coprococcus comes ATCC 27758 genome and encodes:
- the jag gene encoding RNA-binding cell elongation regulator Jag/EloR, producing the protein MNEITVSAKTLDDAITEASIQLGVASDQMEYDVIEKGSAGFLGIGSRQAVIRARIKKTVTEEIKAEEIKPEEIKKEFKKDFRKDRKEFVGHKERKEYKEHKEYKKDSKKDFKKEPKKEFVKENKTETASAVTAAAPVYEEKKELHVAVVTEATQKICEKFLQEVLQAMGMGEVTIVSSIDEEGALAIEMSGDNMGILIGKRGQTLDSLQYLTNRVANKSQDGYVRVKLDTEDYRKRRKQTLENLAKNIAYKVKRSRKPISLEPMNPYERRIIHSALQADDRVSTHSEGEEPYRRVVVTPNRR